In the Deinococcus ficus genome, one interval contains:
- a CDS encoding adenylyltransferase/cytidyltransferase family protein, whose product MGRFQPPHDSHIHSIRVALEAAPRVLVLLGSANLARSVKNPFSAPERVRMLRAALRDAGGDVNRVAFRPLADRFDTALWVQDVQAAATRHFGMGAPVALVGHEKDASTAYLQWFPDWARVTVPFTPGLNATDLRAALFTGGGWPPGTPPAVQAWLEAFRRTRPAARLGREWRAVEAARAALPPGLPLHEERWLHVQGDAVWLRVRRDSIGDGLWELPGRALPPGEQPAVSTPHVFTHPARSLVAPAAAHVHLGPPPDDLPARLVPLGVALARPRRFFEDHHVILTRLLALRRD is encoded by the coding sequence GTGGGCCGATTCCAGCCGCCGCACGACAGCCACATTCACAGCATCCGGGTGGCGCTGGAGGCCGCGCCGCGGGTGCTGGTGCTGCTGGGCAGCGCGAACCTGGCCCGCAGCGTGAAGAACCCCTTCAGCGCGCCGGAACGGGTCCGGATGCTCCGCGCCGCCCTGCGCGACGCCGGGGGCGATGTGAACCGCGTGGCCTTCCGGCCGCTGGCGGACCGCTTCGACACCGCCCTGTGGGTGCAGGACGTGCAGGCGGCGGCCACCCGGCACTTCGGCATGGGTGCGCCGGTCGCCCTGGTCGGCCACGAGAAGGACGCCAGCACCGCGTACCTGCAGTGGTTCCCGGACTGGGCGCGGGTGACCGTGCCGTTCACGCCGGGTCTGAACGCCACCGACCTGCGCGCCGCCCTGTTCACCGGGGGCGGCTGGCCGCCCGGGACCCCGCCGGCCGTGCAGGCGTGGCTGGAGGCGTTTCGCCGGACGCGCCCGGCTGCCCGGCTGGGCCGCGAGTGGCGGGCCGTGGAGGCCGCCCGCGCCGCCCTGCCTCCCGGCCTGCCGCTGCATGAGGAACGCTGGCTGCACGTGCAGGGCGACGCCGTGTGGCTGCGCGTCCGGCGGGACTCAATTGGGGACGGCCTCTGGGAGCTGCCCGGCCGCGCCCTGCCGCCCGGCGAGCAGCCCGCGGTGTCCACCCCGCATGTCTTCACCCATCCTGCCCGCTCCCTGGTGGCTCCGGCGGCCGCGCACGTGCACCTGGGCCCGCCCCCGGACGACCTGCCGGCCCGCCTTGTGCCGCTCGGGGTGGCGCTCGCCCGGCCGCGGCGCTTCTTCGAGGATCACCACGTGATCCTCACGCGGCTGCTAGCCTTGCGCCGTGACTGA
- a CDS encoding nicotinate phosphoribosyltransferase → MTLSTTAGGQPGALFTDLYQLTMMQGYYRHGLHEQDSTFDLYFRRLPFEGGYAVWAGLEPMLDTLSTLRFSEADLAYLETLGDFRADFLAALRGWRFTGQVDAFPEGSLVFPHEPLLTVKAPLWEAQLVETMLLNTLNFQTLVATKAARCVLAARSSPHGGEVVEFGARRAQGPDGALSATRAAVVGGVTGTSNVEAARRFGLPVTGTHAHAWVESFPTELDAFRAYAAVYPDATTLLLDTVDTLRSGLPNAITVARELRAAGYELRGVRLDSGDLAYLSRHARAALDAAGFPDVRIVASNDLSESVIAGVIAEGGRVDVYGVGTQLVTAGGPGGGALGGVYKLSSLNGRPRMKLTGDPGKASVPGEKRVWRAHDGQGLLAWDVLTLGDPPRTGDAVSDPTNPLRAARLPADLTWTDARQTVLRGGQRTRPEEPLKAVQTRAQTDLAALPPETRRLLNPHRYRVSLAADVAALRDRVSAELRDHAGL, encoded by the coding sequence ATGACACTTTCAACCACGGCCGGGGGCCAACCCGGCGCGCTGTTCACGGACCTGTACCAGCTCACGATGATGCAGGGGTATTACCGGCACGGCCTGCACGAGCAGGATTCGACTTTCGACCTGTACTTCCGGCGCCTGCCGTTCGAGGGCGGGTACGCGGTCTGGGCGGGCCTGGAACCCATGCTGGACACACTGAGCACCCTGCGGTTCAGCGAGGCCGATCTGGCATACCTGGAGACGCTGGGCGACTTCCGCGCGGACTTCCTGGCGGCCCTGCGGGGCTGGCGCTTTACCGGGCAGGTGGACGCTTTCCCGGAGGGGAGCCTGGTGTTCCCGCACGAGCCGCTCCTGACGGTGAAGGCGCCGCTGTGGGAGGCGCAGCTGGTGGAGACCATGCTGCTGAACACCCTGAACTTCCAGACGCTGGTGGCCACCAAGGCCGCGCGCTGCGTGCTGGCGGCCCGCAGCAGCCCGCACGGGGGAGAGGTCGTGGAGTTCGGCGCCCGCCGCGCCCAGGGACCGGACGGCGCCCTGAGTGCCACGCGGGCCGCCGTGGTGGGCGGCGTGACCGGCACCAGCAACGTGGAGGCCGCCCGGCGCTTTGGTCTGCCGGTGACCGGCACGCACGCGCACGCCTGGGTGGAGAGCTTCCCCACGGAACTGGACGCCTTCCGCGCGTACGCGGCCGTGTACCCGGACGCGACGACGCTGCTGCTGGACACCGTGGATACCCTGCGCAGCGGCCTGCCGAACGCCATCACGGTCGCGCGTGAACTGCGCGCGGCCGGGTATGAGCTGCGCGGCGTGCGCCTGGACAGCGGCGACCTCGCGTACCTGTCCCGGCATGCCCGCGCGGCACTGGACGCCGCCGGGTTCCCGGACGTGCGGATCGTGGCGAGCAACGACCTGTCCGAATCGGTGATCGCGGGCGTGATCGCCGAGGGCGGCCGGGTGGACGTGTACGGCGTGGGCACTCAGCTCGTCACCGCAGGCGGGCCGGGCGGAGGGGCGCTGGGCGGCGTGTACAAGCTCAGCAGCCTGAACGGCCGGCCCCGCATGAAGCTCACCGGGGACCCCGGCAAGGCCAGCGTGCCCGGCGAGAAACGTGTGTGGCGCGCCCACGACGGGCAGGGCCTGCTCGCATGGGACGTGCTGACGCTGGGCGACCCGCCGCGGACCGGGGACGCCGTGAGCGACCCGACCAATCCCCTGCGGGCCGCCCGCCTGCCCGCCGACCTGACCTGGACGGACGCCCGGCAGACCGTCCTGCGTGGCGGCCAGCGCACCCGCCCGGAGGAGCCTCTGAAGGCCGTGCAGACCCGGGCGCAGACGGACCTTGCGGCCCTGCCTCCGGAGACGCGGCGCCTGCTCAACCCGCACCGCTACCGCGTGAGCCTCGCGGCGGACGTGGCCGCGCTGCGGGACCGCGTGAGTGCCGAGCTGCGCGACCACGCCGGCCTGTGA
- a CDS encoding 23S rRNA (cytosine(2499)-C(5))-methyltransferase, producing the protein MTESVPARPRLRLRVTAAAEGHLRSGHPWLYESSVREQNREGDAGELAVVYDRRDRFLAIGLYDPHSPLRLRVLHAGSPVTLDDAWWAGRLGEAFGRREALFGPLGAPVDTDGYRLVNGESDGWPGLVLDRYAGVLVLKLYTAAWFPHLERVLALLADRAPGLAVVLRLSRNIQERARALNLRDGQLLAGELPANPVHFQESGLTFEADVLRGQKTGFFLDQRENRRHVQALARDRRVLNAFSFSGGFSLYAARGGARHVTSLDISAHALRSAEANYALNPDLKAVHETVQADVFEWLGRPGRKFDLVILDPPSLARRETERAGAIRAYGKLAADGIRALEPGGILVSASCSAHVSAEEFWGAVREAADRSGRPWRELRTTRHAPDHHASFPEAEYLKCIYLQLD; encoded by the coding sequence GTGACTGAGTCCGTCCCCGCCCGCCCCCGCCTGCGCCTGCGCGTCACGGCCGCCGCCGAAGGCCACCTGCGCTCCGGGCACCCGTGGCTGTACGAATCGAGCGTCCGCGAACAGAACCGCGAGGGGGACGCCGGGGAACTCGCCGTGGTGTACGACCGCCGTGACCGCTTTCTGGCGATCGGACTGTACGACCCGCACTCCCCGCTGCGGCTGCGTGTGCTGCACGCCGGGTCCCCCGTGACCCTGGACGACGCGTGGTGGGCCGGACGGCTGGGCGAGGCGTTCGGGCGCCGCGAGGCGCTGTTCGGTCCCCTCGGGGCGCCGGTGGACACGGACGGGTACCGCCTCGTGAACGGCGAGTCCGACGGCTGGCCCGGCCTGGTGCTGGACCGCTACGCCGGGGTACTGGTCCTGAAGCTGTATACCGCCGCGTGGTTCCCGCACCTGGAGCGGGTGCTGGCCCTGCTCGCGGACCGCGCGCCGGGCCTCGCGGTGGTGCTGCGCCTGAGCCGCAACATCCAGGAGCGGGCGCGCGCCCTGAACCTCCGCGACGGGCAGCTGCTCGCCGGGGAACTGCCTGCGAACCCCGTGCACTTCCAGGAGTCCGGTCTGACCTTTGAGGCGGACGTGCTGCGCGGCCAGAAGACCGGGTTCTTCCTCGACCAGCGGGAGAACCGCCGGCACGTGCAGGCCCTCGCGCGGGACCGCCGGGTGCTCAACGCGTTCTCGTTCAGCGGGGGCTTCAGCCTGTATGCCGCTCGGGGCGGGGCGCGGCACGTGACCAGCCTGGACATCAGCGCGCACGCCCTGCGCAGCGCCGAGGCGAACTACGCCCTGAACCCTGACCTGAAAGCCGTGCACGAGACGGTGCAGGCGGACGTGTTCGAGTGGCTGGGGCGCCCCGGGCGGAAGTTTGATCTGGTGATCCTGGACCCGCCCAGCCTGGCACGGCGGGAAACGGAGCGGGCCGGGGCCATCCGCGCGTACGGAAAGCTCGCGGCGGACGGCATCCGCGCGCTTGAGCCCGGCGGAATTCTGGTGAGTGCGTCGTGCAGCGCGCACGTGAGCGCCGAGGAATTCTGGGGCGCGGTGCGGGAGGCCGCGGACCGCAGTGGCCGGCCGTGGCGGGAACTGCGCACCACCCGGCACGCCCCGGACCACCACGCCTCCTTCCCGGAGGCCGAATACCTGAAATGCATTTATTTGCAGCTCGACTGA
- a CDS encoding branched-chain amino acid ABC transporter substrate-binding protein, with the protein MFKTQTKRALALSLPLILGSASAATIKIATISPLSGDLAPIGTEVQRGAELAIREQQKAFKALGHDLVLTAVDDKATANSAGALVKNLIADAQVLGVVGALNSSVTNVVGQTLAGSNLAVISPASTNDGLTGNGWKNFSRVVAPDKAQAVAAAAYMTESLKVKKVYVLSDNTAYGNGLTRALLASLKSRPITVAGYRGASSDEQIQVAVRAVAAANPDLVYFGGTDDVGPKILKAMRAAGVKAKFMGGDGLDSPSFVKRAGIDASGVLYSTGFGPVTVFNGSQDFANRYQAAFKAAPSGVAVYAHDATQTLLEAIRMSLPKNGNLPSRAAVADNVRKVNFDACFDSSKGTCPSISGPISFDSTGERQRSRVLIMRFDEVLQPKVVTLQTVKAADF; encoded by the coding sequence ATGTTCAAAACCCAGACCAAGCGGGCGCTTGCCCTCAGCCTCCCCCTGATTCTCGGTTCCGCCTCCGCCGCCACCATCAAGATCGCCACCATCAGCCCCCTCTCCGGCGACCTCGCCCCCATCGGCACAGAAGTGCAGCGCGGCGCGGAACTCGCCATCCGCGAGCAGCAGAAGGCCTTCAAGGCCCTGGGCCACGACCTGGTGCTCACCGCCGTGGACGACAAGGCCACCGCCAACAGCGCTGGCGCCCTCGTGAAGAACCTGATCGCGGACGCCCAGGTGCTGGGCGTGGTGGGCGCGCTGAACTCCAGCGTGACCAACGTGGTCGGCCAGACGCTCGCCGGCTCGAACCTCGCGGTGATCTCCCCGGCCAGCACCAACGACGGCCTGACCGGCAACGGCTGGAAGAACTTCAGCCGCGTGGTCGCGCCCGACAAGGCCCAGGCGGTCGCCGCCGCCGCCTACATGACCGAGAGCCTCAAGGTCAAGAAGGTGTACGTCCTGTCCGACAACACCGCCTACGGCAACGGCCTGACCCGCGCCCTGCTCGCCAGCCTGAAGTCCCGCCCGATCACGGTGGCCGGCTACCGCGGCGCCAGCAGCGACGAGCAGATCCAGGTGGCCGTGCGCGCTGTGGCCGCCGCGAACCCGGACCTCGTGTACTTCGGCGGCACCGACGACGTCGGCCCGAAGATCCTCAAGGCCATGCGCGCCGCCGGCGTGAAGGCCAAGTTCATGGGCGGCGACGGCCTGGATTCCCCCAGCTTCGTGAAACGCGCCGGCATCGACGCCTCCGGCGTGCTGTACAGCACCGGCTTCGGCCCGGTCACCGTGTTCAACGGCTCGCAGGACTTCGCCAACCGCTACCAGGCCGCGTTCAAGGCCGCGCCCAGCGGGGTGGCCGTGTACGCCCACGACGCCACGCAGACCCTGCTGGAAGCCATCCGCATGAGCCTGCCCAAGAACGGCAACCTGCCCAGCCGCGCCGCGGTGGCCGACAACGTCCGCAAGGTGAACTTCGACGCCTGCTTCGACTCCAGCAAGGGCACCTGCCCCAGCATCTCCGGCCCGATCAGCTTCGACTCGACCGGGGAACGCCAGCGCTCCCGCGTGCTGATCATGCGCTTCGACGAGGTGCTGCAGCCCAAGGTCGTGACCCTGCAGACCGTGAAGGCCGCCGACTTTTGA
- a CDS encoding MFS transporter, which yields MTVPTPSSAPVGLPVDAVIDRLGLGAFQWRLLAICGLTWAADAMEVLLMSFALPGVSAAFGLTPGSADTKLLLTATFAGMLVGAVVWGWLADRVGRRAVFLTTVTLGVLFGLLGAAAPTLGWLVAARFLTGLAIGGTLPVDYAMMAEFIPTAWRGRFLVYLESFWAVGTVLVAALAWWVSTAFAPELGWRYLLAFAALPGLIGLLARLGIPDSPRSLLARGDTSGARAALARVAQSNRVPLPAEPLAGPVTGPAVSAAALFRGVLGRRTAWLGVVWFTLSLGYYGIFTWLPSVLRAQGLDLGEVYRTTLLLALAQVPGYLLAAWLVERVGRRATLAGFLLVGAASAYLFLLAGTPGAVLGTSMLLSAALLGAWGALYAYTPELFPTAVRATGMGVMSSLARVASVVSPSVGALLVTGQLAVALTVFAACFAVGAAAAWAVGVETRGRQLPGDGPDARPEVNA from the coding sequence GTGACGGTCCCTACGCCTTCTTCCGCGCCGGTGGGCCTGCCGGTGGACGCCGTGATCGACCGGCTGGGGCTGGGCGCCTTTCAGTGGCGGCTGCTGGCGATCTGCGGGCTGACCTGGGCGGCGGACGCGATGGAGGTCCTGCTGATGAGTTTCGCCCTGCCGGGGGTGAGCGCGGCGTTCGGCCTGACGCCGGGTTCGGCGGACACGAAGCTGCTGCTCACGGCAACGTTTGCAGGCATGCTGGTGGGTGCGGTGGTGTGGGGCTGGCTGGCCGACCGGGTGGGGCGCCGCGCGGTGTTCCTGACGACCGTGACGCTGGGCGTGCTGTTCGGGCTGCTGGGGGCGGCCGCGCCGACGCTGGGGTGGCTGGTGGCCGCGCGGTTCCTGACGGGCCTGGCGATCGGCGGGACACTGCCGGTGGACTACGCGATGATGGCGGAATTCATCCCGACCGCGTGGCGCGGGCGGTTCCTGGTGTACCTGGAGAGCTTCTGGGCGGTGGGCACGGTGCTGGTCGCGGCGCTGGCGTGGTGGGTGAGCACGGCCTTCGCGCCGGAGCTCGGGTGGCGGTACCTGCTGGCGTTTGCGGCGCTGCCCGGACTGATCGGGCTGCTGGCGCGGCTGGGCATCCCGGACTCCCCGAGGTCGCTGCTGGCCAGGGGGGACACGTCGGGTGCGCGGGCAGCCCTGGCCCGGGTGGCGCAGTCGAACCGCGTGCCGCTGCCGGCCGAACCGCTGGCCGGGCCCGTGACGGGTCCTGCGGTGAGCGCCGCCGCGCTGTTCCGTGGGGTGCTGGGGCGCCGCACGGCGTGGCTGGGCGTGGTGTGGTTCACGCTGAGCCTGGGGTACTACGGCATCTTCACGTGGCTGCCCAGCGTGCTGCGGGCGCAGGGCCTGGACCTGGGCGAGGTGTACCGCACGACCCTGCTGCTGGCCCTGGCGCAGGTGCCCGGCTACCTGCTGGCGGCGTGGCTGGTCGAGCGGGTGGGGCGCCGCGCGACCCTGGCGGGCTTCCTGCTGGTGGGCGCGGCCAGCGCGTACCTCTTCCTTCTCGCCGGCACGCCGGGTGCGGTGCTGGGCACCAGCATGCTGCTCTCGGCCGCGCTGCTGGGTGCCTGGGGGGCGCTGTACGCCTACACCCCGGAGCTGTTCCCGACAGCCGTGCGCGCCACCGGCATGGGCGTCATGAGCAGCCTGGCGCGGGTGGCGAGCGTGGTGTCGCCCAGCGTGGGCGCGCTGCTGGTGACCGGGCAACTCGCGGTCGCCCTGACGGTGTTCGCAGCGTGCTTCGCGGTGGGGGCCGCCGCGGCCTGGGCGGTGGGCGTGGAAACGCGCGGGCGGCAGCTGCCCGGCGACGGGCCGGACGCCCGTCCGGAGGTGAACGCATGA
- the nadE gene encoding ammonia-dependent NAD(+) synthetase has protein sequence MPERPTLQERIRADLHVQPHIEPAQEVHRRVAFLAAYLRATPARGFVLGISGGQDSTLAGRLCQLAAETLRAEGHDATFTAVRLPYGEQADEADAQTALAFIRPDRTLTVNIRAAVDASAHAAAEALGAPLRDFVRGNIKARERMIAQYAIAGQDNLLVVGTDHAAEAVTGFYTKYGDGGVDLTPLTGLTKNQGAALLEHLGAPERTWKKVPTADLEDDRPGLPDEAALGLTYAQIDAYLEGRPVDAAAAERLERMYLNTRHKRTMPASPFDTWWPADTDTD, from the coding sequence ATGCCCGAGCGCCCCACCCTGCAAGAGCGCATCCGCGCCGACCTGCACGTGCAACCGCACATCGAGCCGGCCCAGGAAGTCCACCGCCGCGTGGCGTTCCTCGCCGCCTACCTCCGGGCCACGCCCGCACGGGGGTTCGTGCTGGGCATCAGCGGCGGCCAGGACAGCACCCTCGCCGGGCGGCTGTGCCAGCTCGCCGCCGAAACCCTGCGCGCCGAAGGGCACGACGCCACGTTCACCGCCGTGCGCCTCCCCTACGGCGAACAGGCCGACGAGGCCGACGCCCAGACCGCCCTGGCTTTCATCCGCCCCGACCGCACCCTGACCGTGAACATCCGGGCTGCCGTGGACGCCAGCGCCCACGCCGCCGCCGAGGCGCTCGGCGCGCCGCTGCGGGACTTCGTGCGCGGCAACATCAAGGCCCGCGAACGCATGATCGCCCAGTACGCCATCGCCGGGCAGGACAACCTCCTCGTCGTGGGCACCGACCACGCCGCCGAGGCCGTCACCGGCTTCTACACCAAATACGGCGACGGCGGCGTGGACCTCACCCCCCTGACCGGCCTCACCAAGAACCAGGGCGCGGCCCTCCTCGAGCACCTCGGCGCCCCCGAACGCACCTGGAAGAAGGTCCCCACCGCCGACCTGGAAGACGACCGCCCCGGCCTGCCCGACGAGGCCGCCCTGGGCCTCACCTACGCCCAGATCGACGCGTACCTGGAAGGCCGCCCCGTGGACGCGGCCGCCGCCGAGCGCCTGGAGCGCATGTACCTGAACACCCGGCACAAACGCACCATGCCGGCCTCGCCGTTCGACACGTGGTGGCCGGCCGACACCGATACGGACTGA
- a CDS encoding pyruvate, water dikinase regulatory protein: MPQPRTVLIVSDHTGLTAENIARALLTHFPGQTFTYLRRPFTSSLDAARAVAEEVRGLAEQGERPVIFTTITAPDVLRALDDTPAEMFDLLTENVTRLGGLFGERPRLATGGHHDMQDTEAYLSRMEALDFALATDDGVGDRQYNLSDVILVGVSRAGKTPTSLFLALQHGIRASNYPLAEDDFERDSLPAPLARHQAKLFGLTIDPRRLHAIRTQRRPNSRYASLEQCEYEAKRAERLFTSLGIPCKETTSASVEEIAAGILRHLRREQGR; the protein is encoded by the coding sequence ATGCCGCAGCCGCGCACCGTTCTGATCGTCTCCGACCACACCGGCCTCACCGCCGAGAACATCGCCCGCGCCCTGCTCACCCACTTCCCCGGGCAGACCTTCACGTACCTGCGCCGCCCCTTCACGTCCAGCCTGGACGCCGCCCGCGCCGTCGCCGAAGAGGTCCGCGGGCTGGCGGAGCAGGGCGAGCGGCCCGTGATCTTCACGACCATCACCGCCCCGGACGTGCTGCGCGCCCTGGACGACACGCCCGCCGAGATGTTCGACCTGCTCACCGAGAACGTCACCCGGCTCGGGGGGCTGTTCGGCGAGCGGCCCCGGCTCGCCACCGGCGGGCACCACGACATGCAGGACACCGAGGCGTACCTCAGCCGCATGGAGGCCCTGGACTTCGCGCTCGCCACCGACGACGGCGTCGGCGACCGCCAGTACAACCTCTCCGACGTGATCCTGGTGGGCGTCTCCCGCGCCGGCAAGACGCCCACCAGCCTGTTCCTGGCGTTGCAGCACGGCATCCGCGCCAGCAACTACCCGCTCGCCGAGGACGACTTCGAACGCGACAGCCTGCCCGCGCCGCTCGCGCGGCATCAGGCCAAGCTGTTCGGCCTGACCATCGACCCCCGGCGCCTGCACGCCATCCGCACGCAGCGGCGCCCGAACAGCCGCTACGCCAGCCTGGAACAGTGCGAGTACGAGGCCAAACGCGCCGAGCGGCTGTTCACCAGCCTGGGCATTCCCTGCAAGGAGACGACCTCCGCCAGCGTGGAGGAGATCGCCGCCGGCATCCTGCGGCATCTGCGGCGCGAACAGGGCCGCTGA
- the ppsA gene encoding pyruvate, water dikinase produces the protein MDMIRAFETLRMTDVEIVGGKNASIGEMIQGLAGAGVRVPGGFATTADAFRLFLQENQIEQKIGDRLSALDVSDVQALTEAGREIRGWVEQAALPAPLEQAIREAYAAMGEGGVEPDVAVRSSATAEDLPEASFAGQQETFLNVRGIEAVLRHVRLVFASLYNDRAISYRVHQGFSHSEVALSAGVQRMVRTDLGVSGVAFTLDTESGFRDAVFVTSSYGLGEMVVQGAVNPDEFFVYKPALGQGKKAVLRRTRGSKQKKMIYAPEGGVQTVDVAEDERAAFSLNDEDLTELARQCVTIENHYGRPMDIEWGKDGRDGLIYILQARPETVQSRAGRTLERFTLTGQGEVLVEGRAVGSRIGAGVVRVVKDLSQMSSVQDGDVLVADMTDPDWEPVMKRASAIVTNRGGRTCHAAIIAREMGIPAVVGTGNATRELESGQEVTVSCAEGDTGYVYAGRLDYDLDRVELDAMPPVGMKIMMNVASPDRAFSFAALPNEGVGLARVEFICSNVIGVHPRALLDYPDVPADVKAQIEEKTAGYASPRDFFREKLAEGVASIAAAFAPKPVIVRLSDFKSNEYAHLIGGPAYEPTEENPMIGFRGASRYRSEDFRDAFALECAAMKEVRDEMGLTNVQLMIPFVRTVDEGRRILEILREHGLVQGENGLKVIMMCEVPSNAILADQFLDLFDGFSIGSNDLTQLTLALDRDSGLVADMFDEQNEAVLALMGMAIRAAKAKGKYIGICGQGPSDHPALAQWLMDQGIDSVSLNPDSVLSTWLHLAGEQPGA, from the coding sequence ATGGATATGATTCGTGCGTTCGAGACACTAAGGATGACGGACGTGGAGATCGTCGGCGGGAAGAACGCCAGCATCGGCGAGATGATTCAGGGCCTCGCCGGCGCCGGCGTGCGCGTCCCCGGGGGCTTCGCCACGACCGCCGACGCGTTCCGCCTGTTCCTGCAGGAAAACCAGATCGAGCAGAAGATCGGGGACCGCCTGTCGGCCCTGGACGTCAGCGACGTGCAGGCCCTGACCGAGGCGGGCCGCGAGATCCGCGGCTGGGTGGAGCAAGCCGCGCTGCCCGCCCCGCTGGAGCAGGCGATCCGCGAGGCGTACGCCGCCATGGGCGAGGGCGGCGTGGAGCCGGACGTGGCCGTGCGGTCCAGTGCCACCGCCGAGGACCTGCCGGAAGCGAGTTTCGCCGGGCAGCAGGAGACCTTCCTGAACGTGCGCGGCATCGAGGCGGTGCTGAGGCACGTGCGCCTGGTGTTCGCCAGCCTGTACAACGACCGCGCCATCAGTTACCGCGTGCACCAGGGCTTCTCGCACAGCGAGGTGGCGCTCTCCGCCGGGGTGCAGCGCATGGTCCGCACCGACCTGGGCGTGAGCGGCGTGGCCTTCACGCTGGACACCGAGAGCGGCTTCCGGGACGCCGTGTTCGTCACGAGCAGCTACGGCCTGGGGGAAATGGTCGTGCAGGGCGCCGTGAACCCGGACGAGTTCTTCGTGTACAAGCCCGCGCTGGGCCAGGGCAAGAAGGCCGTGCTGCGCCGCACCCGCGGCAGCAAGCAGAAGAAGATGATCTACGCGCCCGAGGGCGGCGTGCAGACCGTGGACGTCGCCGAGGACGAGCGCGCCGCGTTCAGCCTGAACGACGAGGACCTGACGGAACTCGCGCGGCAGTGCGTGACCATCGAGAATCACTACGGCCGCCCCATGGACATCGAGTGGGGCAAGGACGGCCGCGACGGCCTGATCTACATCCTGCAGGCCCGCCCGGAAACCGTGCAGAGCCGCGCCGGCCGCACCCTGGAACGCTTCACGCTGACCGGGCAGGGCGAGGTGCTCGTGGAGGGCCGCGCGGTGGGCAGCCGCATCGGGGCGGGCGTGGTGCGCGTCGTGAAGGACCTGTCCCAGATGAGCAGCGTGCAGGACGGCGACGTGCTGGTCGCCGACATGACCGACCCCGACTGGGAACCCGTGATGAAACGCGCCAGCGCCATCGTCACGAACCGCGGCGGGCGCACCTGCCACGCCGCGATCATCGCCCGCGAGATGGGTATCCCGGCCGTGGTGGGCACCGGGAACGCCACCCGGGAACTCGAGAGCGGGCAGGAGGTCACGGTCTCGTGCGCCGAGGGCGACACCGGGTACGTGTACGCCGGGCGCCTCGACTACGACCTGGACCGGGTGGAACTGGACGCCATGCCGCCCGTGGGCATGAAGATCATGATGAACGTCGCCTCTCCGGACCGCGCGTTCTCGTTCGCGGCGCTGCCGAACGAGGGCGTGGGGCTGGCCCGGGTGGAGTTCATCTGCTCGAACGTGATCGGCGTTCACCCGCGCGCGCTGCTGGACTACCCGGACGTGCCCGCCGATGTGAAGGCCCAGATCGAGGAGAAGACCGCCGGGTACGCCAGCCCGCGCGACTTCTTCCGGGAGAAGCTGGCCGAGGGTGTGGCGAGCATCGCGGCGGCCTTCGCGCCCAAGCCCGTGATCGTGCGCCTGTCGGACTTCAAGAGCAACGAGTACGCGCATCTGATCGGCGGCCCGGCCTACGAACCGACCGAGGAGAACCCCATGATCGGGTTCCGCGGCGCAAGCCGCTACCGCAGCGAGGACTTCCGCGACGCGTTCGCACTGGAGTGCGCCGCCATGAAGGAGGTCCGCGACGAGATGGGCCTCACGAACGTGCAGCTGATGATTCCGTTCGTGCGCACCGTGGACGAGGGCCGCCGCATCCTGGAGATCCTGCGGGAGCACGGGCTGGTGCAGGGCGAGAACGGCCTGAAGGTCATCATGATGTGCGAGGTGCCCAGCAACGCCATTCTGGCCGACCAGTTCCTGGACCTGTTCGACGGGTTCTCCATCGGCAGCAACGACCTCACGCAGCTGACCCTGGCGCTCGACCGCGACAGCGGTCTGGTGGCCGACATGTTCGACGAGCAGAACGAGGCCGTGCTGGCCCTGATGGGCATGGCGATCCGCGCCGCGAAGGCCAAGGGCAAGTACATCGGCATCTGCGGGCAGGGGCCCAGCGACCACCCGGCGCTGGCGCAGTGGCTGATGGACCAGGGCATCGACTCCGTGAGCCTGAACCCGGATTCGGTGCTGAGCACCTGGCTGCACCTCGCCGGAGAGCAGCCGGGCGCCTGA